agtagTATTCTAAGAAAATTTACACCCAATCTAGACAAACACAACACCAAGTAGAAGAGTGGGGTGTATTTTAACTAATAGTTGGTGATAGTTTAGCCGGAAAACTCGTACACCTGATAGTTCAAGGAAAATTTCATAGGAAATTCTTGTTTTTCTTGTAGTGCATGTAGATGATGAAGTTGTGACAATTGATAAACGTGGAGGTGGGGCCGCCAGTGGGCACGCTAGTGCCCACAGTGGCTCCTCAGGAGGACGAGCGTCGCGTGGTGGGGGCTCGGGAAGGTCACCTAACATTGGTACTGCAGGTGTAATCCCAGTGTATGCAGCAGGAGCTATGAACCATCACAATTATGTTAATGGAGGCCATCATAATGTTGGGACTACCCTCAATTGcagttgtttttcttctttggttttcaTCACTTGTAGCATACTTGTTAtgattttgtaattatatgtagTATCTTTTAGAGATAATGGTCAAAATACATCTGAATTCGTGTCATTTTGTAATGCACTTTCTACCTGATTACTATATATCAGGTGCTTGTGTTTTTTATCTGTACATACTATCGTGAACTATTTATCAGAACACGCCTCGAAATCAATGAGTGATCAGCTGCCATGTGGACAGTATTTTATGGGCAAATTAAGTTGTCTCACGGCTATTGCAGTGGTATTCAAATACTTGATCGTATTCAAATACTTGATCTAGTCAACTTCAGCGTGGCTATCTAGCTACATCACCAGAAAAGCAAGAAACAACTGTGCTTGAGAGTAATAGCTTGTCAGTAATAATATTGCGATCGGATATTAATAAAGGATAGGGAGAAGACTGTTGCCCGTGATACCCAACAGCCAATGTGGGTGTGATTTGGCACTCGTCTCATGGTTCTTTTGGTAGGATTTTCCCCTCTATGACCATGGTTGGATCTATTACAAACAGATATAGCATGAAGCTGCATCATgtcttgtctaatcacctctccacAATACTTCCTCGGCTTGCCTCTGCTCTATTAAAATTGAACTATTAAATTCTATGCTTTCGAACTCGATAATCTAACAACTCACTCACTAACTGTTAGAGTGCGTGCCCTACCGATCAGTAGGGCACGTattctaacaagtggtatcagagagaggtTGCCTTAAAAAGAGTTAACACTTAAGACAAAGATCattatgatgaattccgcaccaccTACTGGTTACTGTGAAGGTCAATTcactactagacctccactctttggtGATTCTCACGTcatttggtggaaagctaggatggaaACGTTTCTTCAAAGTGTTACTATGAATTATGGGACAGAATTATTGATGGACCAACAATTCCCATGAAGATAGTGAATGGAGatcaaatgaaaaaggaaagGAGTGAATTCACCTCAGAAGATCTTGTTGCACtaaaaaagaatgc
The window above is part of the Capsicum annuum cultivar UCD-10X-F1 unplaced genomic scaffold, UCD10Xv1.1 ctg75518, whole genome shotgun sequence genome. Proteins encoded here:
- the LOC107854054 gene encoding uncharacterized protein LOC107854054 yields the protein MRMSLVIVIFLLHLNLLHAFSLSSRFLLPPVHVDDEVVTIDKRGGGAASGHASAHSGSSGGRASRGGGSGRSPNIGTAGVIPVYAAGAMNHHNYVNGGHHNVGTTLNCSCFSSLVFITCSILVMIL